A single region of the Photobacterium sanguinicancri genome encodes:
- the tnpA gene encoding IS66 family insertion sequence element accessory protein TnpA, whose translation MTSTKQQHWQSIIDEQAPSDLTKADFCQQRNIKLATFYYWLKKLRTNDETQCVLPVLLDEKVEASCIEVFLPSGLRVCLPCNLSCGQIRHWLEALQ comes from the coding sequence ATGACATCGACCAAACAACAACACTGGCAATCTATTATCGATGAGCAAGCCCCAAGCGACCTCACCAAGGCCGACTTTTGTCAGCAGCGTAATATCAAATTAGCGACGTTTTACTACTGGCTGAAAAAGTTACGTACTAATGACGAGACTCAATGTGTATTACCCGTTCTGCTCGATGAAAAGGTCGAGGCTTCATGTATTGAAGTGTTTTTGCCTAGCGGATTGCGGGTCTGTCTTCCCTGCAATTTGTCATGTGGGCAAATTCGCCATTGGCTTGAGGCCTTGCAATGA
- a CDS encoding M14 family metallopeptidase: MKSSHTYPIGTPGQKWNDEEKAQWRAQVTVKRSYQDDVVTKINALSDRFDLTQYGALSYDTERFPLLSLKTKNWDPAKPTVLISGGVHGYETSGVHGAIQFLDTQAERYSDTFNIVVAPCVSPWGYETINRWNPLAIDPNRSFFADSPAEESAALMQLATSLGDVLVHIDLHETTDTDEEEFRPALSARDGKEYIEDSVPDGFYTVGDTENPQADFQKAVIDSVRRVTHIAPPDSEGKIIGETIEQEGVINYPMKALSLCNGITDCTYGTTTEVYPDSEHVTDQDCNNAQVAAITGALDYVKARI; this comes from the coding sequence ATGAAAAGTTCGCACACTTACCCAATTGGTACTCCAGGCCAAAAATGGAACGATGAAGAAAAAGCACAATGGCGAGCACAAGTCACGGTTAAGCGCTCTTACCAAGATGACGTTGTGACCAAGATTAACGCACTCTCAGACCGCTTTGATCTGACTCAATACGGCGCGCTTTCTTACGACACAGAACGCTTCCCTCTGCTTTCACTGAAAACAAAAAACTGGGATCCAGCGAAACCAACTGTGCTGATTTCAGGCGGTGTTCACGGCTACGAAACCAGTGGCGTGCACGGTGCAATCCAATTTTTAGATACTCAAGCTGAACGTTATAGCGACACATTCAATATTGTGGTTGCGCCTTGTGTTAGCCCTTGGGGTTACGAAACGATTAACCGTTGGAACCCGCTAGCGATTGATCCAAACCGTTCTTTCTTCGCCGATAGCCCAGCTGAAGAGTCTGCAGCGCTGATGCAGTTAGCCACTTCATTAGGTGATGTGCTGGTTCATATTGATCTGCACGAAACCACAGATACTGACGAAGAAGAGTTCCGCCCTGCACTGTCTGCGCGTGATGGTAAAGAATACATCGAAGATAGCGTGCCAGATGGCTTCTACACGGTAGGTGACACTGAAAACCCACAAGCTGATTTCCAAAAAGCGGTGATTGATTCGGTTCGCCGCGTGACACACATTGCCCCACCAGACAGTGAAGGCAAGATCATTGGTGAGACAATCGAGCAAGAAGGCGTGATCAACTACCCAATGAAAGCCCTAAGCCTATGTAACGGCATCACTGACTGTACTTACGGCACCACGACAGAAGTCTACCCAGACAGTGAGCACGTAACAGATCAAGATTGTAATAACGCGCAAGTAGCGGCTATTACAGGTGCGCTTGATTACGTGAAAGCGCGTATCTAA
- a CDS encoding DMT family transporter, with amino-acid sequence MTTDYRPTLFMIASTFTLSLNGVLAKWLSHTFTAEWLSFLRFAIPAIILFIFLAFQHWQLPPRNMWKGLLVRALCISASQWCFLYAIDHLTLVETVVLFSTGPLFIPLLEKLFFGASIKSATFLNLILMFIGVMLQAGNSQGFELKPELLLGLAAGIFNAGSQLSLYRASKGSLSPSALNAWTFSLAALILLPVVATSAVSGQAVLAHMMPWQQTLESESVINGLTVFAVPVMLLLLSLCIINTQVMRAKAYRLAESGSQLAPLIFTNLLFTVVWQVTLFDQAMPWNKVAGVSIIVFASLLHTFLPIMKKRVTLDPAR; translated from the coding sequence ATGACGACAGATTACCGCCCCACTTTATTTATGATTGCCAGTACATTTACCCTATCGCTTAATGGCGTGTTAGCGAAATGGCTCAGTCATACCTTTACCGCAGAGTGGTTAAGTTTTCTACGCTTTGCTATTCCAGCCATAATACTCTTCATTTTCTTGGCTTTTCAACATTGGCAACTACCACCGCGTAACATGTGGAAAGGCTTATTGGTACGCGCACTGTGTATTTCAGCTAGCCAATGGTGTTTCTTATACGCAATCGATCATCTCACCTTGGTCGAAACCGTGGTGCTATTCAGCACTGGGCCTTTGTTTATTCCTTTGTTAGAAAAACTGTTTTTTGGAGCCTCGATAAAATCAGCCACTTTCCTGAATCTTATCTTGATGTTTATCGGGGTGATGTTGCAAGCGGGCAACTCACAAGGTTTTGAATTGAAGCCCGAGTTATTACTTGGTTTAGCGGCGGGGATTTTTAATGCGGGATCACAGCTTAGCCTATACCGTGCCAGTAAAGGCAGCCTGTCTCCTTCGGCTTTAAATGCGTGGACATTCAGTCTGGCGGCACTCATTTTACTGCCTGTGGTTGCGACAAGCGCAGTATCAGGCCAAGCGGTATTGGCGCATATGATGCCTTGGCAACAGACTCTCGAATCAGAAAGTGTCATTAATGGCCTTACTGTATTCGCTGTACCTGTCATGCTGCTGTTACTTTCGTTGTGCATCATCAATACCCAAGTGATGCGAGCAAAAGCGTACCGATTAGCTGAATCAGGCTCTCAGCTGGCACCGCTTATTTTTACTAACTTGTTGTTCACTGTCGTTTGGCAAGTCACCTTATTTGATCAAGCGATGCCATGGAATAAAGTGGCAGGCGTTAGCATCATAGTGTTTGCAAGCTTGCTACATACCTTCCTTCCTATTATGAAGAAACGCGTTACGCTCGATCCCGCTCGCTAA
- a CDS encoding LysR substrate-binding domain-containing protein: MRKLVPLKSIYAFVAVAEMGSMTEAAAVLCVSHSAISQAIKALEKQVDQPLFNRIGRRVELNQVGKKYYRKVAPALEQIVEATEDLVDIHHDKHLTINMVHSLALHWWIPRVPDFQQAMPELDVRISNILGSFELEREGVDIALIHGKPKEWQDYYCEKLGDDELIMVCSPQMIEQVTDPTLKTILKAAPNSIDAAKQLLNYFPPIFVTNDRRKHDWQVWCEANGIALPHQQNNLTFSASIQAVQATIRRLGVLITHRQFVRDDITHGVLTEVGPSVLNPYQDFYFVCRPDKLRRETVLLLRAWLREQFK; the protein is encoded by the coding sequence ATGAGAAAGCTTGTACCGCTTAAATCAATATATGCTTTTGTTGCTGTGGCTGAAATGGGCAGCATGACGGAAGCCGCCGCTGTATTGTGCGTAAGTCATTCGGCAATAAGCCAAGCCATAAAAGCACTTGAAAAGCAGGTTGATCAGCCATTATTTAATCGGATTGGTCGACGGGTTGAGCTTAACCAAGTGGGAAAAAAGTATTACCGAAAAGTCGCGCCAGCACTGGAACAAATCGTAGAAGCCACAGAAGACTTGGTTGATATTCATCACGACAAGCACCTGACCATTAACATGGTTCACTCACTCGCGCTGCATTGGTGGATCCCACGGGTGCCTGACTTTCAGCAAGCCATGCCAGAGCTTGATGTGCGTATTTCTAATATTCTCGGCAGCTTTGAATTAGAGCGTGAAGGGGTCGATATTGCGCTTATCCATGGTAAGCCGAAGGAATGGCAGGACTATTATTGCGAAAAGCTAGGGGACGATGAATTGATCATGGTGTGTAGCCCTCAAATGATCGAGCAAGTCACCGATCCAACATTGAAAACCATCCTGAAAGCAGCCCCCAATTCCATCGATGCAGCCAAACAGTTACTCAATTATTTTCCGCCCATTTTTGTCACCAATGATAGGCGTAAACATGATTGGCAGGTGTGGTGTGAGGCGAATGGCATAGCATTACCTCATCAGCAAAATAACTTAACCTTCTCGGCTTCGATTCAAGCGGTACAAGCGACGATTCGCCGGTTAGGCGTGCTCATTACCCATCGCCAATTTGTCCGTGACGATATAACTCATGGTGTGTTAACAGAAGTAGGTCCATCAGTCTTAAACCCTTATCAAGATTTTTACTTTGTATGTCGACCCGATAAGCTACGGCGTGAAACTGTACTACTACTGCGGGCTTGGCTTAGGGAGCAGTTTAAGTAA
- the arsB gene encoding ACR3 family arsenite efflux transporter — translation MGIFERFLSVWVGLGMIVGLFAGVLFPDTFITLGDLQYAQINLVIAVLIWLMIYPMMMQVDFTSVKNVHRRPKGLIITVVVNWLIKPFSMALLAMLFMRYIFGPWISPELGDQYIAGMILLGVAPCTAMVFVWSQLTKGDANYTLVQVSINDLIMVVAFAPLAAFLLGVTDVTVPWDTLILSVSLFVVVPLVAGVITRRVVNDQTKLDKLGATLKPFSIVGLVGTVILLFGFQAQTIIDNPLDIVLIAVPLLIQTYLIFAVTYIWMKKWGQPHNVAAPGAMIGASNFFELAVAVAISLFGIHSGAALATVVGVLVEVPVMLSLVAYANKTRNDFAVSEATS, via the coding sequence ATGGGTATTTTCGAACGCTTTTTAAGTGTATGGGTTGGCCTAGGTATGATTGTCGGCCTTTTTGCTGGCGTACTATTTCCCGACACTTTTATCACTTTGGGTGATCTCCAATACGCACAGATCAATTTAGTGATTGCTGTGCTTATCTGGTTAATGATTTACCCAATGATGATGCAGGTTGATTTCACTTCGGTAAAAAACGTTCATCGTCGCCCTAAAGGGTTGATCATTACGGTGGTGGTTAACTGGCTGATCAAGCCTTTCTCTATGGCGCTGCTCGCGATGCTGTTCATGCGCTACATTTTTGGCCCGTGGATCAGTCCTGAACTTGGTGATCAATACATTGCAGGGATGATCTTGCTAGGCGTGGCACCTTGTACCGCGATGGTGTTTGTTTGGAGCCAGCTAACCAAAGGCGATGCAAACTACACCTTAGTGCAAGTGTCGATCAATGATTTGATCATGGTGGTGGCGTTCGCACCACTGGCTGCCTTTTTACTTGGGGTGACAGATGTAACCGTGCCTTGGGATACCTTAATCTTATCGGTATCACTGTTTGTTGTGGTGCCTTTAGTGGCTGGTGTTATCACCCGTCGCGTTGTGAATGATCAAACTAAGCTCGATAAGCTTGGCGCGACCTTAAAGCCATTTTCAATTGTGGGTTTAGTCGGTACGGTGATTTTACTGTTTGGCTTCCAAGCACAAACCATTATAGATAATCCGCTTGATATCGTGCTCATTGCTGTGCCGTTATTGATTCAAACGTATCTGATTTTTGCTGTAACTTACATCTGGATGAAGAAATGGGGACAACCACATAATGTCGCGGCACCTGGTGCCATGATAGGTGCATCTAACTTCTTTGAACTTGCGGTAGCCGTGGCGATTAGCCTATTTGGTATCCACTCTGGGGCGGCGTTAGCGACAGTCGTGGGTGTGTTAGTTGAAGTACCCGTGATGCTGTCGTTAGTCGCTTACGCTAATAAAACGCGCAATGATTTTGCGGTAAGCGAAGCAACAAGCTAA
- a CDS encoding ArsR/SmtB family transcription factor — translation MNRDNATKVFESLSSGVRLDAWRLLVKAGSKGLVAGEMATEMGVAPNSLSFHLKAMFHAGLVTVTKEGRFQRYRADIPLMLDLIAYMTEACCEDENNATCSPPSSSSICPSCDQTLTQEPSPE, via the coding sequence ATGAACAGAGATAACGCTACGAAAGTTTTTGAATCCCTTTCTTCTGGTGTGCGTTTAGATGCTTGGCGTCTATTAGTCAAAGCGGGAAGTAAGGGCCTTGTGGCTGGCGAAATGGCGACCGAGATGGGTGTAGCACCAAACTCATTGTCATTTCATTTAAAGGCCATGTTCCATGCGGGGTTAGTAACAGTAACCAAAGAAGGGCGCTTCCAACGTTACCGCGCTGACATTCCTTTAATGCTTGATTTGATCGCGTACATGACAGAAGCATGCTGTGAAGATGAAAATAACGCCACATGCTCTCCACCATCGTCTAGCTCCATTTGTCCGAGCTGCGATCAAACACTCACTCAGGAACCAAGCCCTGAGTAA
- a CDS encoding HD domain-containing protein, translated as MMSIKQILESRKQEQIGRDLYKLTSDIESFAEGHLKRVLQVLTEFDIHDISHSRKVIENIELILGDEILNSLSSFELFFLLTSSYLHDCAMAPAEWELNLMKMTEGSDKYFDNESSVKNDLKQPYSYQQALTFIDDLWVELKVDLSWDFCPDSENELKRELASLLIEYQKFRNGFKDSFEYVKSQGDFSKLNDQIRIDFIRCNHHIRIEKYVKNLSRKFGEVIGQPAWGKKITNDLSSICRSHGENLEYIFKLDKESQYVEAKSTNLQFVSMMLRLGDIIHYSFDRAPMSISKAKVFESNYSFHEWAVKNNGVSYEISNGRISFKAYCTNPNDYFKLHKYLDYIDQEIQNYFTLSRQWQDLYKFSLEEIVNRHGIKNDEDEFLPVRGLKFKINQKQIIELLMGVGLYKDEYACLRELYQNALDACRTLKATHDKNRYKKEFEIEFGLEKIDDDMYLYCRDNGVGMNEDIIENYLLNIGNSYYKSPVFYREQANYSSDFTPTSQFGIGILSCFMLGERIDIVTKKENRKLISCSIEGPHETFYYRKNDIVDEELIGESGTIIRVLLKNEFKSKISDRSIDNIDLIKITKRNSFEYKYLPEKYNDYRGIIDDLDDHLYFKVDDFVTSTFEDIKVYVKTVDSGCRLSIHNKPYAFDYKKLNLLNHKDYINALLIKSATKNDFVYSDFIDSVNHYNLKVEYQGIIINVVICLPKKELSINSSRFLNDIPVIGFQQVSIDGISVDSNSFHFDSPIYGLARIGSLNFTGKVRPQLSVDRKSITSVPKELDSYCDNILDSLIDLVLDQLEDHLKLEGISHGTNLFNECVSYAFDLFNFKNDIFFPKFLSRKLSKLSWDGFSGITLKEKSIKEFLLSDYEIISHPNKSGMDYVSKTIINSKIINSDSVTVNKDEVIIKSSLQNGSSMKLMLHTTDSDRENREILFPTSNWNVENPEYDIVTSVLPCISNNLYDCICSDFFGEKREKYITIAKYSNGLGAFFKQDPLLVHHNMGLYLEDNHGFNKPKKSNVYSFNKHRSEFHLSEVNDYEPNNKTRIMVYVFISPRKMENHDIDRLYTFVTSDPEYVNGVNNGWSVLMTGMKEYNMVIKPGVNSRDELLKMIPDEFWKEYSEYNFQFCDGSPANPLP; from the coding sequence ATGATGAGCATAAAACAGATACTAGAGAGCAGAAAACAAGAGCAGATCGGGCGAGATTTATACAAACTGACTAGTGATATAGAGAGCTTTGCTGAGGGGCATTTAAAGCGGGTTCTGCAAGTACTTACTGAGTTTGATATCCATGACATTTCTCACAGTAGAAAAGTCATTGAAAATATTGAATTAATATTAGGTGATGAGATTCTCAATTCATTATCATCATTTGAGTTATTTTTCTTACTAACCTCATCTTACCTTCATGATTGTGCTATGGCTCCTGCCGAGTGGGAGCTAAATTTAATGAAGATGACAGAGGGTAGCGATAAATACTTTGATAATGAATCATCGGTTAAGAATGACCTCAAGCAACCTTATAGTTATCAACAAGCACTTACTTTTATCGATGATCTTTGGGTCGAATTAAAGGTTGATTTAAGCTGGGATTTTTGTCCTGACAGTGAAAATGAATTAAAAAGAGAATTAGCGTCATTATTAATAGAATATCAGAAGTTTAGAAATGGTTTTAAAGACTCGTTTGAATACGTTAAATCTCAAGGTGATTTCTCGAAATTAAATGACCAGATTAGAATAGATTTTATTAGATGTAATCATCATATAAGAATTGAAAAGTATGTAAAGAATTTATCTAGAAAATTTGGAGAAGTCATAGGTCAACCAGCTTGGGGCAAAAAAATAACAAATGATTTATCCTCTATATGTCGATCTCATGGTGAAAACTTAGAATATATATTTAAATTGGATAAAGAGTCTCAATATGTTGAAGCGAAGTCTACGAATTTACAATTTGTATCCATGATGTTAAGACTTGGGGATATTATTCACTATAGTTTCGATAGAGCACCTATGTCGATATCTAAAGCTAAAGTTTTTGAATCTAACTATAGCTTTCATGAATGGGCAGTAAAAAATAATGGTGTAAGTTACGAAATTAGCAATGGAAGAATATCATTTAAAGCATACTGCACTAATCCAAATGATTATTTTAAGTTACATAAATACTTAGATTATATAGATCAAGAGATCCAAAATTACTTTACATTGAGTAGGCAATGGCAAGATTTATATAAATTCTCTTTGGAAGAAATAGTAAATCGTCATGGAATAAAGAATGATGAAGATGAGTTTTTGCCAGTTAGAGGTTTAAAGTTTAAGATAAATCAGAAACAAATCATTGAACTTTTGATGGGGGTTGGTTTATATAAGGATGAGTATGCTTGTCTTCGAGAATTATATCAAAATGCTCTTGATGCGTGTAGAACCTTAAAAGCCACTCATGATAAGAATCGTTATAAAAAAGAGTTTGAAATTGAGTTTGGTTTAGAAAAGATCGATGATGATATGTATTTGTATTGTCGAGATAATGGTGTTGGGATGAATGAAGACATCATAGAGAACTATTTACTGAATATCGGTAATTCATATTACAAATCACCAGTCTTTTATCGAGAACAAGCAAATTACTCTAGTGATTTCACTCCTACTTCACAGTTTGGTATTGGTATACTATCTTGCTTTATGCTAGGGGAAAGAATTGATATTGTAACCAAAAAAGAAAACCGTAAGCTTATAAGTTGTTCAATTGAAGGGCCACATGAAACTTTCTACTATAGGAAGAATGACATTGTAGATGAAGAATTAATTGGTGAATCAGGTACAATTATTAGGGTACTTCTAAAAAATGAATTTAAATCAAAAATATCAGATAGGTCGATAGATAATATTGATCTGATTAAAATAACCAAAAGAAATAGCTTTGAGTATAAATACCTTCCTGAAAAATATAATGATTACAGAGGTATTATTGATGATTTAGATGATCATTTGTACTTTAAAGTTGATGACTTTGTTACATCCACATTTGAAGATATTAAAGTATATGTTAAAACTGTAGATTCAGGTTGCCGTCTTAGTATTCACAACAAACCATATGCTTTCGATTATAAAAAACTTAACCTACTGAATCATAAGGATTATATAAATGCACTTTTGATAAAGAGTGCTACGAAAAATGATTTTGTGTACTCTGATTTTATTGATTCCGTTAATCATTACAACCTGAAGGTTGAGTATCAAGGTATTATCATAAACGTGGTAATATGTCTTCCAAAGAAAGAATTATCAATAAATTCTTCCCGTTTTTTGAATGATATCCCAGTTATTGGTTTTCAGCAGGTAAGTATTGATGGGATATCTGTCGATAGCAATAGTTTTCATTTTGATAGTCCTATTTATGGTTTGGCACGGATTGGAAGCTTGAACTTTACTGGAAAAGTCAGACCTCAACTATCTGTTGATAGAAAGTCTATAACTTCAGTGCCAAAAGAACTAGATTCATATTGTGACAATATATTAGATAGTTTAATTGACCTTGTTTTAGATCAACTAGAAGATCACCTTAAATTAGAAGGCATATCTCATGGAACTAATTTATTTAATGAATGTGTTTCATATGCTTTTGATTTATTTAACTTTAAGAATGATATCTTCTTTCCGAAGTTTTTATCTAGGAAGTTGTCCAAACTGAGCTGGGATGGATTTAGTGGAATCACTTTAAAAGAAAAGAGCATCAAAGAATTCTTGCTTTCAGATTATGAGATCATATCTCACCCAAATAAAAGTGGAATGGATTATGTATCAAAAACTATAATTAATTCAAAGATTATTAACTCAGATAGTGTTACGGTAAACAAAGATGAAGTTATTATTAAATCTAGTTTGCAAAATGGAAGCTCTATGAAACTAATGCTTCACACCACCGATAGTGATAGGGAGAATCGAGAAATTTTATTCCCAACATCTAATTGGAATGTTGAAAATCCTGAGTATGATATTGTAACAAGCGTACTGCCTTGTATTTCAAACAATTTGTATGATTGTATTTGCTCAGACTTCTTTGGTGAGAAAAGAGAAAAATATATTACAATTGCTAAATACTCAAATGGTCTAGGTGCATTCTTCAAACAAGATCCTCTTTTAGTGCATCACAATATGGGGTTGTACCTTGAGGATAATCATGGTTTTAATAAGCCGAAGAAATCAAATGTATATTCATTCAATAAACATCGCTCAGAATTTCATCTTTCTGAAGTAAATGACTATGAACCAAATAATAAAACTAGAATAATGGTCTATGTTTTTATATCTCCTCGTAAAATGGAAAATCATGATATTGATAGACTCTATACCTTTGTCACTTCAGATCCAGAGTATGTTAATGGAGTGAATAATGGGTGGAGCGTTTTGATGACAGGCATGAAAGAATATAATATGGTTATTAAGCCAGGAGTGAACTCTCGTGATGAATTATTAAAAATGATTCCTGATGAATTTTGGAAAGAATATTCTGAATATAACTTTCAGTTTTGTGATGGTAGCCCTGCGAATCCATTGCCGTAG
- a CDS encoding SEC-C domain-containing protein encodes MNEIRNFDNVVRLREFQEYVTEAANDEITANELADALSEVDPRFAKFKSYIKSLPKKDLKKVIETLLLVLTLVFTIASYLEQSEANELTRESNATQLEAVSIQQKQYELDERKFEAEQSQRDSNQRVSELEEQIESLLNSLEEAPVGDKPKQNVQPPKTSPTQPKCNLKGSQRNKPCFCGSGLKAKKCHPYGLQRA; translated from the coding sequence GTGAACGAGATACGCAACTTCGACAATGTTGTACGTCTGAGAGAGTTCCAAGAGTATGTAACTGAAGCGGCTAATGATGAGATCACCGCTAACGAGTTAGCAGATGCCTTGAGTGAAGTAGACCCAAGGTTTGCTAAGTTTAAAAGCTACATCAAGTCCCTGCCAAAGAAAGACCTCAAGAAAGTAATCGAAACACTACTCTTGGTATTAACCCTTGTGTTCACCATCGCTAGCTACTTAGAACAGTCAGAGGCCAACGAACTCACTAGGGAGTCTAATGCAACGCAATTAGAAGCTGTTTCTATCCAACAAAAACAGTACGAGCTGGACGAGCGTAAATTTGAAGCTGAACAATCACAACGTGACTCAAACCAAAGGGTTTCAGAATTGGAAGAGCAAATAGAATCTCTGCTGAACTCCTTAGAAGAAGCTCCAGTTGGAGATAAGCCCAAGCAGAATGTCCAACCACCTAAAACATCACCAACGCAACCGAAGTGTAACTTGAAAGGAAGCCAACGAAACAAGCCTTGCTTCTGTGGAAGTGGATTGAAAGCTAAGAAGTGCCACCCCTATGGATTACAACGAGCTTAA